A single Opitutales bacterium DNA region contains:
- a CDS encoding TIGR00266 family protein, giving the protein METTLKGSPSFAYLDVGLEPGESLIAETDAMTTMAGDLDMKAKLNGGLFSGLAKAILGGESLFINHFTNNTAGVRQMTLAQGLPGDSIAYDLAQGPICLQPGAFIAASEGAELGTRWAGFASGISREGFSQPSHKT; this is encoded by the coding sequence ATGGAAACAACACTTAAGGGCTCTCCGTCCTTCGCCTACCTCGACGTGGGCCTAGAGCCAGGAGAAAGCCTAATCGCTGAGACCGATGCTATGACTACGATGGCGGGTGATCTTGATATGAAGGCCAAGCTCAATGGCGGTCTTTTTAGTGGACTCGCTAAGGCCATTTTAGGGGGTGAGTCTCTATTTATAAACCATTTCACGAATAACACAGCGGGCGTGCGCCAGATGACCTTGGCTCAAGGACTTCCGGGAGATTCGATCGCTTATGATTTGGCCCAGGGCCCGATCTGCTTGCAACCCGGTGCCTTTATCGCAGCAAGTGAAGGTGCCGAACTCGGCACGCGCTGGGCCGGATTTGCGTCGGGCATCAGTCGTGAAGGATTTTCACAGCCATCCCATAAGACCTGA
- a CDS encoding M48 family metallopeptidase has product MSKFTDPYDSIFEGGAFHSDFSNGRQSGALSFESGFIVFRGSAGASVRLALETLKIERGGAADRIVFITSPEDPGWKLFTSDRSILKSPALVAHSGLQKQRRGITKKLLRMRMVTLAVLFALGLGVFGTIQMRDFVVAFVARNVPQEIEVWIGETVFGQVRQSSRILENAELSSALDSLMAPLLAALPEEGYTYTVAIVDDPTLNAFAMPGGFIVIHSGLIAEAERAEEVLGVLAHEIAHITEQHTLRRLIELSVMRLALAVFLGDVEGLGGILVGSSERLLTMQFSRDDEVEADRVGLSYLEAAGIDPSGLLMFFEKILRREPEYQKHLELLSTHPATEDRMAAIEERISQIDLSKFEPFDFDFPAFESLVRSAIETTSSSEISANP; this is encoded by the coding sequence GTGAGCAAGTTTACAGATCCATATGATTCGATTTTTGAAGGCGGCGCATTCCATTCTGATTTTTCAAATGGGAGACAGTCGGGCGCACTTTCATTTGAATCTGGATTCATCGTTTTTCGGGGATCGGCTGGTGCATCTGTCCGCTTAGCGCTAGAAACGCTAAAGATCGAGCGCGGCGGCGCAGCGGATCGCATTGTCTTTATCACCTCACCCGAAGACCCTGGCTGGAAACTCTTTACCTCAGATCGTTCGATTTTGAAATCACCGGCCCTCGTGGCGCATTCCGGATTGCAGAAGCAAAGGCGGGGAATCACTAAAAAATTACTGCGGATGCGTATGGTTACGCTGGCGGTATTATTTGCGTTGGGGTTGGGTGTTTTTGGAACGATTCAGATGCGTGACTTTGTCGTGGCATTTGTTGCCCGCAATGTCCCTCAAGAGATTGAGGTGTGGATCGGTGAAACTGTATTTGGCCAGGTTCGGCAAAGTTCGCGGATTTTGGAGAATGCGGAGCTTTCCAGTGCCCTGGATTCCCTGATGGCACCCCTGTTGGCTGCCTTACCTGAAGAAGGCTATACGTATACGGTCGCGATCGTGGATGATCCGACGTTGAACGCTTTTGCCATGCCGGGAGGTTTTATAGTGATTCATTCGGGATTGATCGCTGAGGCCGAACGCGCAGAGGAAGTGCTCGGCGTTTTAGCCCACGAAATCGCGCATATCACAGAACAGCATACCTTACGTCGTCTGATTGAGCTCTCGGTGATGCGCTTGGCGTTGGCCGTATTTTTGGGTGATGTTGAGGGGCTCGGAGGGATATTGGTAGGTTCTAGCGAGCGACTCTTGACGATGCAGTTTTCAAGGGACGACGAAGTCGAGGCGGATCGCGTCGGCCTGTCCTACCTGGAAGCCGCGGGCATCGATCCATCGGGATTGCTCATGTTTTTTGAAAAGATACTACGGCGTGAACCCGAGTATCAAAAGCACTTGGAGCTGCTGAGCACGCATCCAGCTACAGAAGATCGCATGGCAGCTATTGAAGAAAGAATTTCCCAGATTGATCTCAGCAAGTTTGAGCCGTTTGATTTTGATTTTCCGGCTTTTGAATCGCTCGTTCGGTCCGCTATTGAAACAACCAGCTCTTCCGAAATTTCTGCTAATCCTTGA